The Exiguobacterium acetylicum genome includes a window with the following:
- a CDS encoding PH domain-containing protein yields the protein MYELKEPTQTISKDAIKVWRLTDALVSTVVLIALIGLLFVDTYYQWSSWIGIVLYVLIAVTIVSALIECTVLPVYRQKTWRYEIDAQCIQLKHGALMRTHLIIPIEKIYFVKTSQGPLIDTPTAKAASPHRW from the coding sequence ATGTATGAATTAAAAGAACCTACTCAAACCATCTCGAAAGACGCAATCAAAGTATGGCGATTGACCGATGCGTTGGTTTCGACTGTCGTGTTAATCGCATTGATTGGTCTGCTGTTCGTCGATACGTACTATCAGTGGTCTAGTTGGATCGGGATCGTCCTTTACGTGTTGATTGCAGTGACGATCGTTTCCGCTTTGATTGAGTGCACCGTATTACCTGTTTACCGGCAAAAGACATGGCGTTATGAGATCGATGCTCAGTGCATTCAATTAAAGCACGGTGCTCTCATGCGTACACACCTGATCATTCCGATCGAAAAAATTTATTTCGTTAAGACATCACAAGGACCGCTCATTGACACTCCTACGGCTAAAGCCGCAAGCCCACACCGTTGGTGA
- a CDS encoding ABC transporter permease: MKRYIKLYWLYAKSHFKVMMEYRIDFLIGVLSVFGQQFASLFFLSVVFQHIETLNGWDFYEILFIYGIAFLGRALHHIFFDNLWTIGWQYIRTGNLDRLLMRPVNPLFQIIAERVQQDGFGQLLIGGGVLYVASDHLDMVWSVGDFLMLVVLVLSSGLLYIAINLFFATFSFWMVDSLPVVSAVFSLSDFARYPMTIYSKVLMFVLTYIIPFGFTAFYPAMYFFDERGYSVMAIATPLVAIIACLIAYRFWLFGLKAFASTGS, encoded by the coding sequence ATGAAACGATACATAAAACTTTACTGGCTATACGCAAAAAGTCACTTTAAAGTCATGATGGAATACCGGATTGATTTTCTGATCGGTGTGTTATCGGTCTTCGGTCAACAGTTCGCGTCACTCTTTTTCCTGTCGGTCGTTTTTCAACATATCGAGACGCTAAACGGTTGGGATTTTTACGAAATCTTATTCATCTACGGGATCGCTTTCCTAGGACGTGCCTTACATCATATCTTCTTTGATAACCTCTGGACGATCGGCTGGCAGTACATCCGGACTGGGAATCTGGATCGGTTACTGATGCGCCCGGTCAATCCACTGTTTCAAATCATCGCTGAGCGGGTTCAACAAGACGGGTTCGGTCAACTGTTGATTGGTGGTGGGGTGCTCTATGTTGCTTCCGATCATCTCGACATGGTCTGGAGCGTCGGTGATTTCTTGATGTTAGTTGTGCTTGTTCTTTCGAGCGGACTACTCTACATCGCGATCAACCTGTTTTTTGCGACGTTTTCGTTCTGGATGGTCGATAGTCTGCCGGTCGTCTCGGCGGTCTTTAGCTTGAGTGACTTCGCCCGTTATCCGATGACGATCTACTCGAAGGTGTTGATGTTCGTTTTGACCTACATCATCCCGTTCGGCTTCACCGCCTTTTATCCGGCGATGTATTTCTTTGACGAAAGAGGATACAGTGTGATGGCTATTGCGACTCCACTCGTCGCGATCATTGCCTGTTTGATTGCTTATCGGTTCTGGTTGTTCGGACTAAAGGCATTTGCGAGTACGGGATCTTAA
- a CDS encoding ABC transporter ATP-binding protein yields the protein MQPYAIKATGLTKHYQILQREPGLRGAIKALFHRTYRTKEAVKAIDLTIEAGERVGYIGFNGAGKSTTIKMLAGVLRPDAGNVRVFGLDPHADRVKNASQIGAVFGQRTQLFWDIPVQESFELLKEIYQVPKSEFDETLAWFQEKLELAPLLDVPVRQLSLGQKMRCELAAAFLHRPKVVYLDEPTIGLDIEIKETIRHFIREMSDRWGTTVILTTHDMQDIEEVCDRVIVLDDGSIIYDDTIDQLKESFSHERTLRITLEEPVSFTLPTALINRVILFTTDELTYELAFDDRELSSGQVIKEIVSLYAVRDVSVSVPKMETLIRKLYQAGISA from the coding sequence ATGCAACCATATGCCATCAAAGCAACGGGACTGACGAAACACTATCAGATCCTACAACGGGAACCAGGACTACGCGGGGCAATCAAGGCGCTGTTTCACAGGACGTACCGGACGAAAGAGGCAGTCAAAGCGATTGATTTGACGATTGAAGCAGGAGAGCGCGTCGGCTACATTGGTTTCAATGGTGCCGGAAAATCGACGACGATCAAGATGCTTGCGGGTGTCTTACGTCCGGACGCGGGGAACGTTCGGGTATTCGGACTTGATCCACATGCCGACCGGGTCAAGAACGCATCACAAATCGGTGCCGTCTTCGGTCAGCGGACACAACTGTTCTGGGACATTCCGGTCCAAGAATCGTTTGAGCTGTTGAAGGAAATTTATCAGGTGCCGAAGTCAGAGTTTGACGAGACGCTCGCGTGGTTCCAGGAGAAGCTAGAGTTAGCTCCGCTCCTTGACGTGCCGGTTCGGCAACTGTCGCTCGGTCAAAAGATGCGTTGCGAACTAGCGGCAGCATTCCTGCATCGACCAAAAGTCGTCTATCTCGACGAACCGACGATCGGGCTTGATATCGAGATCAAGGAGACGATCCGTCACTTCATTCGGGAGATGAGTGATCGCTGGGGGACGACTGTCATTTTGACGACGCACGATATGCAGGACATCGAGGAAGTCTGTGACCGAGTGATCGTTCTTGACGACGGGAGCATCATCTATGACGATACGATTGATCAGTTGAAGGAGTCGTTCAGCCACGAGCGGACGCTCCGGATTACACTCGAAGAACCGGTGTCGTTTACTTTACCTACGGCGTTGATCAACCGCGTAATCTTATTTACGACGGATGAACTGACGTATGAGCTTGCGTTCGACGACCGCGAATTGTCGAGTGGACAAGTCATCAAGGAGATCGTCTCTCTGTACGCGGTCCGGGACGTCTCCGTTTCCGTACCGAAGATGGAGACGTTGATCCGCAAGCTGTACCAAGCGGGGATCAGCGCATGA
- a CDS encoding GNAT family N-acetyltransferase: MNENERLTIQQLSSESIPLVNDANDAFPIIGRIVPQFSGTTWSYTEELYETATKTRFPNDRLDWATYIENENRIVLLAFSGASCIGQIRLVRDWNRFAYIENIAVKQAFRKHGVGHQLLAAATNWAQQHELIGLSLEAQDDNLIACRFYVREGFVLGGADSLKQHANPQINLTLYWYKLF; encoded by the coding sequence GTGAACGAGAACGAACGACTAACGATTCAACAACTCTCGTCCGAGAGCATTCCGCTTGTCAACGATGCCAACGATGCGTTCCCGATCATCGGACGCATCGTTCCGCAGTTCTCCGGTACCACGTGGTCGTACACGGAAGAACTTTATGAAACAGCTACTAAAACCCGTTTTCCGAACGATCGACTCGACTGGGCGACGTATATCGAAAACGAGAACCGAATTGTTCTGCTCGCCTTTTCCGGTGCTTCTTGCATTGGACAGATTCGTCTCGTTCGTGACTGGAATCGTTTTGCCTATATCGAGAACATCGCTGTCAAACAAGCGTTTCGTAAACATGGCGTCGGGCACCAACTGCTCGCCGCTGCGACGAACTGGGCACAGCAGCACGAGTTGATCGGTCTGTCACTCGAAGCACAGGACGATAATTTGATTGCTTGCCGCTTTTACGTGCGAGAAGGCTTCGTACTTGGTGGTGCCGATAGCTTAAAACAACATGCCAACCCACAGATTAATCTAACGCTGTATTGGTACAAATTATTCTGA
- a CDS encoding Rrf2 family transcriptional regulator, giving the protein MAISTRFSVGIHILSLIATDEKMTSDLIAGSVNTNPVVIRKIMGMLKKADLIEVRPGVAGARLARPLSRITLLDVYHAVAVVPDKELFGVHATPNPDCPVGRNIQSTVTPIFELAQSALEKVLSHVTLDDIVSEIEQKEASSS; this is encoded by the coding sequence TTGGCCATCAGTACACGTTTTTCAGTCGGTATCCATATTCTCTCGTTGATCGCGACTGACGAGAAGATGACGTCCGACTTGATCGCCGGTAGTGTCAATACGAATCCGGTCGTCATTCGTAAAATCATGGGGATGTTGAAAAAAGCCGACTTGATCGAGGTTCGCCCGGGTGTTGCCGGAGCACGACTCGCTCGTCCGTTATCTCGCATCACACTACTTGATGTCTACCACGCCGTCGCTGTCGTTCCGGATAAGGAACTGTTCGGCGTCCATGCAACACCAAACCCAGACTGTCCGGTTGGACGAAACATCCAATCGACGGTGACACCAATCTTTGAGCTCGCGCAATCCGCGCTTGAGAAGGTGCTCTCTCACGTCACACTTGATGATATCGTTAGCGAAATCGAACAAAAAGAAGCATCGTCCTCGTAA
- a CDS encoding PH domain-containing protein yields the protein MRQEPPMTSVKLHPAWIPYRFGIATKEVVFVVLIISFLFRRLSLPLFSWYGYTLLGSFILMRLIGLVLQWKHFTYQLKKQELLIEKGAFMTEKKQIPYERIQGITEYESLFHRVTGLTSLVIETGSTDSDADVRLEMLSKQEATQIKEQIESIVTRQHDAEALPEVATTMLAQNQEQYAIQFKEIALASLTSLSPLFFFFLLFSVYRELSRFLELDDIVNSIVTFSTQSNVMSIAMIGLLIMLALGYGVFRNYRLYADFRIDADQRLIQIEKGWESVTRFSIPKDRIQALTMRSRFIHQLLGISQVKMISSIDPEQQDKNTSAVLFPFVHRSKALDLIPKMLPDFKMATRTLTIPRQAIFVKLCRTALLWGVIPICLWIMFPNLRLLAVLICFTVITSQFLSRRLSTYTTSATLLHFHQGGLAPLTYWMRRDGIERLELSESFMQQRLGLATVTVTLHATPAKEVRIMDVPIDWAKQCQRWYIELS from the coding sequence ATGCGACAGGAACCACCCATGACTTCCGTTAAGCTCCATCCTGCCTGGATTCCGTATCGCTTCGGCATTGCCACGAAAGAAGTTGTCTTCGTCGTTCTCATCATCTCTTTCTTGTTCCGCCGCTTATCCTTACCACTGTTCTCTTGGTATGGATACACGTTGCTCGGTAGTTTCATTCTCATGCGCCTAATCGGTCTCGTGTTGCAATGGAAACACTTTACATATCAACTTAAGAAGCAAGAGCTACTGATTGAAAAAGGAGCGTTCATGACGGAAAAAAAGCAGATTCCCTATGAACGGATCCAAGGGATCACGGAATACGAATCGTTGTTTCACCGCGTGACGGGTCTGACGTCACTCGTCATTGAGACCGGTTCAACGGATTCAGATGCCGACGTTCGTCTCGAGATGCTATCAAAACAAGAGGCAACGCAAATCAAGGAACAGATCGAGTCGATCGTTACACGACAGCATGATGCCGAGGCACTACCAGAAGTCGCAACGACCATGCTAGCGCAAAATCAAGAACAATACGCGATTCAATTCAAGGAGATTGCGCTGGCTTCATTGACGTCGCTTAGTCCGTTGTTCTTTTTCTTCCTTCTGTTTTCTGTTTATCGAGAATTAAGTCGTTTTCTTGAGCTCGATGATATCGTCAATTCAATCGTTACCTTCAGTACCCAATCTAACGTCATGAGCATTGCAATGATCGGACTCTTGATCATGCTTGCTCTCGGTTATGGTGTCTTTCGGAATTATCGCTTATACGCAGATTTTCGCATTGATGCAGATCAACGATTGATCCAAATTGAAAAAGGTTGGGAGAGCGTCACGCGCTTCTCGATTCCAAAAGACCGGATTCAAGCCTTGACGATGCGGAGTCGTTTCATCCATCAGTTACTCGGAATCAGTCAAGTCAAGATGATCAGTTCGATTGATCCTGAGCAACAAGACAAAAATACGTCCGCCGTCTTGTTTCCGTTCGTCCACCGTTCAAAAGCGCTCGACTTGATCCCGAAAATGTTACCTGATTTTAAAATGGCAACTCGGACGCTTACGATTCCTCGACAGGCAATCTTCGTCAAATTATGCCGAACTGCCTTGTTATGGGGTGTCATTCCGATTTGCCTGTGGATCATGTTCCCGAACTTACGTCTTCTTGCCGTGTTGATTTGCTTTACTGTCATCACGTCGCAATTCTTAAGTCGCCGCCTCAGTACATATACGACGAGTGCGACATTGCTGCACTTCCATCAAGGGGGACTCGCCCCTCTTACGTACTGGATGCGCCGTGATGGCATCGAACGACTCGAGCTGTCCGAGTCCTTTATGCAACAACGTCTCGGTCTTGCAACCGTCACCGTCACCTTACATGCGACGCCAGCAAAGGAAGTACGAATCATGGATGTTCCGATTGATTGGGCGAAGCAGTGTCAAAGATGGTATATCGAATTAAGCTAA
- a CDS encoding RNA-guided endonuclease InsQ/TnpB family protein gives MSQVVTVEVRVYATRRQDAILKRMGKTYIHTANRVVANMVASEDGKRWSSKDIDAPLPSAVKNQLAGDAVGIYKKARKEAFKRIPVLKKPVCVWNNQNYSFDFESISFPVWMDGKSVKMRFRAAVVDKDNRNTRLLANKLGTLRVTKKGRKWIAQISVHVPIVPRTGVRVMGVDLGLKVPAVAVTDDDTTRFFGNGRENKYMKRKFRAERKALGKKKKPKAIKRRNQKEQRWMRDKDHKVSRAIVDFANQKKISVIRLELLAKIRQTARTSRKNNQNLHSWSFYRLASFIEYKAALSGIKVEYVDPAYTSQTCPSCSVRNKVRDRVYTCACGFKGHRDAVGAMNIRYAPVMDGNSPSA, from the coding sequence ATGAGTCAAGTCGTCACGGTAGAAGTTCGAGTCTATGCCACTCGTCGTCAGGATGCCATCCTAAAAAGGATGGGCAAGACCTATATTCATACCGCCAACCGAGTCGTGGCGAACATGGTCGCCTCCGAGGACGGGAAGAGGTGGTCGAGCAAGGACATCGATGCCCCCCTTCCGAGCGCCGTGAAGAACCAACTCGCAGGAGATGCCGTCGGCATCTACAAGAAAGCGAGGAAAGAAGCATTCAAACGCATCCCAGTCCTCAAAAAGCCGGTCTGCGTCTGGAACAATCAGAACTATTCCTTCGACTTCGAGAGCATCTCCTTCCCCGTTTGGATGGACGGGAAGTCCGTGAAGATGCGATTCCGTGCTGCCGTGGTTGACAAGGACAATCGGAATACCCGACTCCTTGCCAACAAACTCGGGACGCTCAGGGTCACGAAGAAGGGAAGGAAGTGGATTGCTCAGATTTCCGTCCATGTCCCGATTGTCCCTCGGACGGGGGTGCGGGTGATGGGGGTTGACCTCGGACTGAAAGTGCCGGCGGTCGCCGTCACCGACGACGACACGACCCGTTTCTTTGGGAACGGTCGTGAGAACAAGTACATGAAACGCAAGTTCCGTGCGGAACGGAAGGCGCTCGGCAAAAAGAAGAAGCCGAAGGCTATCAAACGACGCAATCAGAAGGAACAGCGGTGGATGCGGGACAAGGACCACAAGGTCAGCCGAGCCATCGTCGATTTCGCAAACCAAAAGAAAATCTCTGTCATTCGCCTCGAACTCTTGGCGAAGATCCGGCAGACGGCAAGAACAAGCCGTAAAAACAACCAGAACCTCCACTCTTGGTCGTTCTATCGTCTCGCGTCCTTCATCGAATACAAGGCCGCTTTGTCGGGCATCAAGGTCGAGTATGTGGACCCCGCTTATACGAGTCAGACCTGCCCGTCCTGTTCCGTCAGGAACAAGGTGAGGGATAGGGTCTACACGTGTGCCTGTGGGTTTAAAGGACATCGAGACGCCGTCGGTGCGATGAACATCCGATACGCACCTGTGATGGATGGTAACAGTCCATCAGCCTGA
- a CDS encoding GGDEF domain-containing protein gives MWHTLNHLILNISLLFFFVLISLFFFKRFRFHNTLDSWLKKNLLVLLLATGAGYWVILNAITYQGFRFDLSITLIVIAFIYGGISSGFITTLVFAALQLFVFPSTDIIWLVLTYLIVSIIVLYLQNEAPDRFISFPIIFGIALILCLPYVHHVRPNDVTAMTVFLIGNGCAGLLLHSILHQVRWHFNQVRMHRRLALTDTLTGLDNRRRLEETVQRYKSQQMNFSIMIIDVDHFKQVNDTYGHDRGDHILRQISSLLTSYCPPSCVLGRFGGEEFMMLLPEHSLTETRRLAEQICQASAKRTYELSTTEPLKVTLSIGVSRQTSQPSETHNFLQTIQQADAALYQAKKSGRNCVFHHDPLR, from the coding sequence ATGTGGCATACACTAAATCATCTCATCCTTAACATTTCCTTGCTCTTCTTTTTCGTGTTGATTTCGTTGTTTTTCTTTAAACGATTCCGATTTCATAACACGCTCGACAGTTGGCTGAAGAAAAATCTATTAGTACTGCTTCTTGCAACAGGTGCCGGCTACTGGGTCATCCTCAATGCCATCACCTATCAGGGATTTCGATTTGATTTATCAATCACATTGATCGTCATCGCCTTCATCTATGGCGGCATCAGTAGCGGCTTCATCACGACACTCGTCTTCGCTGCCCTCCAACTATTCGTTTTTCCGTCAACCGACATAATTTGGCTCGTTTTGACATACCTGATCGTCAGCATCATCGTGCTCTATTTACAAAACGAAGCACCTGACCGATTCATCTCGTTTCCAATCATTTTTGGTATCGCACTCATCCTCTGTTTACCATACGTCCATCACGTTCGACCGAATGACGTGACGGCGATGACGGTCTTTCTCATCGGCAATGGCTGTGCTGGTCTCCTGTTGCACAGCATTCTGCATCAAGTCCGGTGGCACTTCAATCAAGTCCGGATGCATCGTCGTCTCGCTTTGACGGATACGCTGACAGGTCTTGATAATCGGCGTCGTTTGGAAGAAACCGTCCAGCGTTATAAATCACAACAGATGAATTTTTCGATTATGATCATCGACGTCGATCATTTCAAACAGGTCAATGATACATACGGTCATGACCGGGGCGATCACATTCTCCGTCAAATCAGTTCCTTGCTCACGTCCTATTGTCCCCCTTCTTGTGTGCTCGGACGATTCGGTGGCGAGGAGTTCATGATGCTGTTACCGGAGCATTCTTTGACGGAGACGCGTCGACTCGCGGAACAAATCTGTCAAGCCAGCGCCAAACGGACGTACGAGTTATCCACGACGGAACCACTGAAAGTAACGTTATCGATCGGTGTGTCTCGACAAACCAGCCAACCGTCTGAGACGCATAATTTTCTGCAGACAATCCAGCAGGCCGATGCCGCCCTCTATCAAGCGAAAAAGAGCGGTCGAAATTGTGTCTTTCATCATGACCCGTTACGTTGA
- a CDS encoding NAD(P)-dependent oxidoreductase: MNIGIIGATGKAGQLILQEAIERGHDVTAIVRNAAKVTADVTILERDVLALTKDDLNGFDVIVNAFNAAPGEETKHIEVGRHLINVLAGSKTRLFVVGGAGSLFVDADQTVRVMETPDFPEAYYPTASNMGKNLIELQGQQDVTWTYLSPAGFFDPSGQRTGAYTVGGEQMILNAKGESYISYADYAIAVVDELENGKHFNERFSVVGEQG, translated from the coding sequence ATGAACATCGGAATCATTGGAGCTACAGGGAAAGCGGGTCAACTGATCTTACAAGAAGCAATCGAACGCGGACACGACGTCACGGCGATCGTCCGTAACGCGGCAAAAGTGACGGCAGACGTCACGATTCTCGAGCGTGATGTCTTAGCGCTGACGAAAGATGATCTGAATGGATTTGACGTGATCGTCAACGCGTTCAATGCGGCACCAGGTGAGGAAACGAAACACATCGAAGTCGGTCGTCATTTGATCAACGTATTAGCAGGAAGCAAGACGCGCCTGTTTGTCGTTGGCGGTGCGGGAAGTCTGTTCGTTGATGCGGATCAGACAGTACGCGTCATGGAAACACCAGATTTCCCAGAAGCGTATTATCCGACAGCTTCGAACATGGGGAAAAACTTGATCGAACTGCAAGGGCAGCAAGATGTAACATGGACGTATCTCAGTCCGGCTGGATTCTTTGACCCAAGCGGTCAACGAACAGGAGCGTATACAGTCGGTGGCGAGCAGATGATTCTAAACGCAAAAGGCGAGAGTTACATCAGTTACGCGGATTACGCGATTGCTGTAGTGGATGAGCTTGAAAACGGGAAACACTTCAACGAACGGTTCTCGGTCGTTGGCGAACAAGGATGA
- a CDS encoding MarR family winged helix-turn-helix transcriptional regulator, protein MTFTFESSMQHWNAIQRIHGRYSKEVNDVLKPKGLSKSQFDLLMTLYHQESATQKSLERTLELSSGAISQTVKKLLAEHLVIRKRINREKRILLTEDGAALVQQSAPEIEEIDDRYFRAFTSKDHETFDQLLHKMQSDHF, encoded by the coding sequence ATGACCTTCACATTCGAATCTTCGATGCAGCACTGGAACGCCATTCAGCGGATCCACGGCCGTTATTCGAAAGAAGTCAACGATGTATTGAAACCTAAAGGACTCTCGAAGTCCCAATTCGATTTACTGATGACGTTGTATCATCAGGAGAGTGCGACGCAGAAATCACTTGAACGAACGCTTGAGCTCTCAAGTGGTGCCATTTCGCAAACCGTAAAAAAACTCTTAGCAGAGCATCTCGTCATCCGAAAACGGATCAACCGAGAAAAGCGGATTCTGTTGACAGAGGATGGTGCAGCGCTCGTTCAACAATCAGCGCCTGAGATCGAAGAGATTGACGACCGTTATTTCCGTGCTTTTACATCTAAAGACCACGAAACGTTTGATCAATTGCTGCATAAGATGCAAAGCGATCATTTTTGA
- a CDS encoding MarR family winged helix-turn-helix transcriptional regulator — MTTTTETYPMACWQTISTYHNQQIKRVNAFLKQWDLSHTNLEVLRCLQTTSCTSQKEIAERIQVTDGTISHGIKRLFERQLITRKRKWKTNYLLLTDKGTAILQEVLPAYDRFQQEQFNALTARQQEELIRFFDKLNPA, encoded by the coding sequence ATGACTACAACGACAGAGACATATCCCATGGCATGCTGGCAGACGATTTCGACGTACCACAATCAACAAATCAAGCGCGTCAATGCATTCTTGAAACAATGGGATCTATCCCATACGAATCTTGAAGTATTACGTTGCCTACAAACGACCTCATGCACGAGCCAGAAGGAAATCGCTGAACGGATCCAAGTGACCGATGGAACGATTTCACACGGAATCAAACGACTGTTCGAGCGGCAATTGATCACCCGCAAGCGGAAATGGAAGACGAACTATCTTCTGTTGACGGACAAAGGAACAGCCATCTTGCAAGAAGTATTGCCCGCCTATGATCGTTTTCAACAAGAACAATTCAATGCCTTGACGGCTCGACAACAGGAAGAATTAATCCGTTTCTTTGATAAGCTCAATCCCGCATGA
- a CDS encoding phosphotransferase family protein: MSELNWSHYVSSDSPITARRLTGGYTNDVYLIESDSFQQVAKIGAQRSIMTEANVLHLLHEASIVPNVLKVVDLNPACLLLIEYRTGQPMQQLITQMKDDEIEILYARLGELLATSIHSIEDSTQSSLPITPIAWTDSVSFVSNKWMDESRSLIERFPGKSEYVLSHGDFGIHNGLIDERTITLLDWEWACFSDPLLDIGWMCWFTSFHYPTSSQPWLVRFLDAYQSERTCLLTVDHLLAANLVSIWRILHRLENAPLDTQQEWTNRLVFTLSKDYRRQLERLVNR; this comes from the coding sequence ATGTCTGAATTGAATTGGTCACACTATGTTTCAAGTGATTCTCCCATTACGGCTCGTCGTCTAACTGGTGGGTATACGAATGATGTCTACCTGATTGAATCGGATTCGTTTCAACAAGTCGCAAAAATCGGAGCTCAGCGCTCGATTATGACCGAAGCGAATGTACTTCACCTGTTACACGAGGCGTCAATTGTTCCAAATGTATTGAAAGTCGTTGATTTAAATCCAGCTTGTTTACTGTTGATCGAGTATCGAACAGGTCAACCGATGCAACAGCTGATTACACAAATGAAGGACGATGAGATCGAAATCCTATACGCTCGACTAGGAGAACTTCTGGCGACTTCGATTCATTCGATTGAAGATTCAACTCAATCATCACTTCCTATAACCCCAATTGCATGGACGGATTCTGTTTCCTTTGTCTCAAATAAGTGGATGGATGAGAGCCGTTCGTTAATTGAACGTTTTCCTGGCAAGTCCGAATATGTGTTATCACACGGCGATTTTGGAATTCATAATGGTTTGATCGATGAAAGGACTATTACCTTACTAGATTGGGAATGGGCATGTTTCAGTGACCCATTACTCGATATCGGCTGGATGTGCTGGTTTACTTCGTTCCATTATCCGACATCGAGTCAACCGTGGTTGGTCCGCTTTTTAGACGCTTATCAATCTGAACGTACATGTCTTCTCACTGTCGATCATCTACTAGCTGCAAACCTCGTTTCCATTTGGCGTATCTTACACAGACTTGAAAATGCGCCTCTCGATACGCAGCAAGAATGGACCAATCGTCTCGTCTTCACGCTATCAAAAGACTACCGGCGACAGCTCGAACGACTCGTCAACCGATGA
- a CDS encoding ABC transporter permease encodes MRIQKYTALMRSQIKVDLAYTAWYWASMFSVTMRLFILYFFWQAVYANKTDVSGISLSTMLTYAILATMIDQFRGGAGRDLARMIKQGAIAIELLRPYHLLDKLLAQDIGSKVSILFRAILPLVLVSILFIGVDRPQSWLAGLAFVGSVLFAVLLATLIDLLVGIFAFYTVNIWGLSVLQDAVITIMSGAIVPLTLFPDWFQTISLYLPFASLVYVPVAIYTGEIDASGILQALLIQIGWLIGFFVLLRITFALAIRKVTVFGG; translated from the coding sequence ATGAGAATCCAAAAATATACCGCGTTGATGCGGTCACAAATCAAGGTCGATCTTGCCTACACTGCTTGGTACTGGGCCAGCATGTTCAGCGTGACGATGCGACTGTTCATTCTCTATTTCTTCTGGCAAGCCGTTTACGCGAATAAAACCGATGTCTCCGGCATCTCCCTGTCGACGATGCTGACTTACGCGATACTCGCGACGATGATCGATCAGTTCCGTGGCGGTGCTGGACGCGATCTCGCCCGAATGATCAAACAGGGAGCGATCGCAATCGAGCTGCTTCGTCCGTATCATCTGCTTGATAAGTTACTCGCGCAAGACATCGGGTCAAAAGTCTCGATTTTGTTCCGCGCGATCTTGCCACTTGTCCTCGTCTCGATCCTGTTCATCGGTGTGGATCGACCGCAGTCGTGGCTAGCTGGACTCGCTTTCGTCGGCAGTGTGCTGTTTGCTGTCTTACTTGCGACATTGATTGACCTGCTCGTTGGCATCTTCGCCTTTTATACTGTCAACATTTGGGGACTATCCGTCTTACAGGACGCCGTCATCACGATCATGTCGGGGGCAATCGTTCCGTTGACGTTGTTTCCGGACTGGTTTCAGACGATCAGTCTTTACTTACCGTTTGCTTCGCTCGTTTACGTCCCAGTCGCGATTTATACGGGAGAGATTGATGCAAGCGGCATCCTTCAAGCGTTACTGATTCAAATCGGCTGGTTGATCGGGTTCTTCGTCTTGTTACGGATCACGTTTGCGCTCGCGATCCGGAAAGTGACGGTGTTCGGCGGATGA
- the arr gene encoding NAD(+)--rifampin ADP-ribosyltransferase, giving the protein MKTVEGPFFHGTKAILQIGDVLTPGHASNFREQPLEHVYFTATLDAAKWGAELARSDAPEHIYLVEPLGSYEDDPNLTNKRFPGNPTRSYRSTEPVKIIAELGTWERHTDEEIETMKASLQQLRAEGKDTIID; this is encoded by the coding sequence ATGAAGACAGTCGAAGGTCCGTTTTTTCACGGAACAAAAGCTATTCTTCAAATCGGAGATGTATTGACGCCGGGACATGCATCGAATTTTCGGGAGCAACCGCTCGAGCACGTCTATTTCACGGCAACGCTCGATGCAGCGAAGTGGGGGGCGGAGCTCGCACGATCTGACGCTCCAGAACACATTTATCTCGTTGAACCACTTGGATCGTATGAGGATGATCCGAATCTAACGAATAAACGGTTCCCTGGTAATCCGACCCGGTCCTATCGTTCGACTGAACCGGTGAAGATCATCGCCGAGCTCGGAACGTGGGAACGTCATACGGACGAGGAGATTGAGACGATGAAAGCATCGCTTCAGCAATTACGAGCAGAAGGGAAGGATACGATCATTGACTAA